A genome region from Bradyrhizobium commune includes the following:
- a CDS encoding NAD-dependent protein deacetylase produces the protein MSNPPLQDFVGRHERLFVLTGAGCSTNSGIPDYRDSNGNWKRTQPVNFQAFMTEAHTRQRYWARSLIGWRWFGQARPNDAHRALARLEANGRCEMLLTQNVDRLHQSAGHREVIDLHGRLDLVRCMGCGAKTPRSEFQDALGRANAAWLTLDAAHAPDGDADLEHADFASFRVPACESCGGILKPDVVFFGENVPRDVVATAQDHLAQADAMLVVGSSLMVYSGFRFVQAAAHRQIPIAAVNLGRTRADDLLTLKVEQRCEAALAFLL, from the coding sequence ATGTCAAACCCTCCGCTCCAGGACTTCGTCGGCCGGCACGAACGTCTGTTCGTGCTGACCGGCGCCGGCTGCAGCACCAATTCGGGCATTCCCGATTATCGCGACAGTAACGGCAACTGGAAGCGGACCCAGCCGGTCAATTTCCAGGCCTTCATGACCGAGGCGCATACGCGCCAGCGCTATTGGGCGCGCAGCCTGATCGGCTGGCGGTGGTTCGGCCAGGCCCGCCCGAACGACGCACATCGCGCGCTGGCCCGGCTCGAGGCCAACGGCCGCTGCGAGATGTTGCTGACCCAGAACGTCGACCGGCTGCACCAATCCGCCGGCCACCGCGAGGTGATCGACCTGCACGGCCGGCTCGATCTGGTCCGCTGCATGGGGTGCGGGGCGAAGACGCCGCGCAGCGAATTCCAGGACGCGCTTGGCCGTGCCAACGCGGCATGGCTGACGCTCGATGCCGCGCATGCGCCGGATGGCGATGCCGATCTGGAGCATGCGGATTTTGCATCGTTCAGGGTACCGGCCTGCGAGTCCTGTGGCGGCATCCTCAAGCCCGACGTCGTGTTCTTTGGCGAGAACGTCCCGCGCGACGTGGTCGCCACCGCGCAGGATCATCTCGCGCAGGCCGATGCGATGCTGGTCGTCGGCTCTTCGCTGATGGTCTATTCCGGCTTCCGCTTCGTGCAGGCGGCGGCGCACCGGCAAATCCCGATCGCCGCGGTCAATCTCGGGCGCACCCGTGCCGACGATCTCCTGACGCTGAAAGTCGAACAGCGCTGCGAAGCGGCGCTTGCATTCCTGCTCTGA
- a CDS encoding tetratricopeptide repeat protein: MALRAKQFDIARQFATEALKSNRTDRNAVMILAHALLGQDRADEAIPPLEKAARRGNDPEIETLLGHALCKARRTADGIAQLRRTAGRRPPYLPAFQELAGQLANTGEIAEAIGIIESALALAPTSIDLQLDLGRMLVRNNNRTEARRVLTAARTIAPARTDVLTELAWAQLLDGAFAEAADTYRHALGLRPDDTLSRANLAICLMEIGERASGEAALRSVLRGRPHMLGRAAFAMATSSRGRFFFRPSAAAKFLEREPERAATP; the protein is encoded by the coding sequence ATGGCGTTACGCGCCAAGCAGTTCGACATCGCAAGGCAGTTCGCAACTGAAGCCCTGAAATCAAATCGCACTGACCGGAATGCCGTGATGATCCTGGCTCACGCCCTGCTCGGGCAGGATCGCGCAGACGAGGCAATCCCGCCGCTTGAAAAGGCCGCGCGCCGCGGCAACGATCCGGAAATCGAGACGTTGCTGGGGCATGCGCTCTGCAAAGCACGCCGCACGGCGGATGGGATCGCTCAACTGCGCCGGACCGCCGGCCGCCGCCCGCCCTACCTGCCCGCCTTTCAGGAGCTGGCGGGCCAGCTTGCGAACACTGGCGAGATCGCCGAGGCAATCGGCATCATCGAGAGCGCCCTTGCGTTGGCCCCCACCAGCATCGACCTGCAACTCGACCTCGGCCGCATGCTTGTGCGGAACAACAATCGCACCGAAGCCCGCCGCGTCCTGACGGCCGCGCGCACTATCGCGCCGGCACGCACCGACGTCCTGACAGAGCTTGCCTGGGCGCAATTGCTTGACGGGGCCTTCGCCGAGGCCGCCGACACCTACCGTCACGCGCTCGGGCTGCGCCCGGACGACACGCTGTCGCGTGCCAATCTCGCGATCTGCCTGATGGAGATCGGCGAACGCGCCAGTGGCGAGGCCGCGCTGCGCTCGGTGCTTCGCGGACGGCCGCACATGCTCGGCCGCGCCGCCTTCGCGATGGCCACCTCGTCGCGTGGCCGCTTCT
- a CDS encoding dicarboxylate/amino acid:cation symporter: MTQIAIQPAVHRRHQPWYRILYVQVLIAIALGVLIGYFYPDLGKALKPLGDGFIALIKMMIAPVIFCTVVHGISSMGDLKRVGRVGLKSLIYFETVSTVALAIGLLVGEILQPGHGFNIDPATIDPKSVATYVTKAKEDGIVAHLMAIIPDSYVGAIARGDLLQVLLVSILSGFAIAFLGKAGEPIAEAVDKAAKMFFGIIRIIVRVAPIGAFGAMAFTVGAYGLGSLLNLAALIGTFYLTSILFVLIVLGSIARLAGFSILRFIAYIKDELLIVLGTSSSETVLPQMIQKMEHLGASRSVVGLVIPTGYSFNLDGTNIYMTLATLFLAQATNTHLTIWQELGILGIAMITSKGASGVTGAGFITLAATLSIVPDIPIQSIAILVGIDKFMSECRALTNLIGNGVACVVISISEGELDRDALHETMAHPLEMGEALEPGGGA; encoded by the coding sequence ATGACACAGATTGCGATCCAGCCAGCCGTCCATCGCCGGCATCAGCCCTGGTACAGGATTCTCTACGTCCAGGTTTTGATCGCGATCGCGCTCGGCGTGCTCATCGGCTATTTCTATCCGGATCTCGGCAAGGCGCTGAAGCCGCTCGGCGACGGCTTCATTGCGCTGATCAAGATGATGATCGCGCCGGTGATCTTCTGCACCGTGGTGCACGGCATCTCCTCGATGGGCGACCTCAAGCGCGTCGGCCGGGTCGGGCTGAAGTCGCTGATCTATTTCGAGACTGTCTCGACCGTCGCGCTCGCCATCGGTCTTTTGGTCGGCGAGATCCTCCAGCCCGGGCACGGCTTCAATATCGATCCCGCGACGATCGACCCGAAGTCGGTCGCGACCTACGTCACCAAGGCCAAGGAGGACGGCATCGTCGCCCATCTGATGGCGATCATCCCCGACAGCTATGTGGGCGCGATCGCACGCGGCGACCTTTTGCAGGTGCTGCTGGTCTCGATCCTCTCCGGCTTCGCCATCGCCTTCCTCGGCAAGGCGGGCGAGCCGATCGCGGAGGCCGTCGACAAGGCGGCAAAGATGTTCTTCGGCATCATCCGCATCATCGTGCGCGTGGCCCCGATCGGCGCGTTCGGCGCGATGGCGTTCACTGTCGGCGCCTATGGCCTCGGCTCGCTGCTCAACCTCGCCGCCCTGATCGGCACGTTCTATCTCACCAGCATCCTGTTCGTGCTGATCGTGCTGGGCTCGATCGCGCGGCTCGCCGGCTTCTCGATCCTGCGCTTCATCGCCTACATCAAGGACGAGCTCCTGATCGTGCTCGGCACCTCGTCGTCGGAGACGGTGCTGCCGCAGATGATCCAGAAGATGGAGCATCTCGGCGCCTCGCGATCGGTGGTCGGCCTCGTGATTCCGACCGGCTACAGCTTCAACCTCGACGGCACCAACATCTACATGACGCTGGCGACGCTGTTTCTGGCGCAGGCGACCAACACCCATCTGACGATCTGGCAGGAGCTCGGCATTCTCGGCATCGCCATGATCACCTCGAAGGGCGCATCTGGCGTGACCGGCGCCGGCTTCATCACGCTCGCCGCCACGCTCTCGATCGTGCCCGATATTCCGATCCAGTCGATCGCGATCCTGGTCGGCATCGACAAGTTCATGAGCGAGTGCCGTGCGCTGACCAATCTGATCGGCAATGGCGTGGCCTGTGTCGTCATCAGCATCTCCGAAGGCGAGCTCGACCGCGATGCGCTGCACGAGACCATGGCGCATCCGCTGGAGATGGGCGAAGCGCTCGAGCCGGGCGGCGGCGCGTAG
- a CDS encoding YadA family autotransporter adhesin encodes MTAVLVNLAALAAMALLLGMSPAAAQCYSSGSFFVGTCNAQGTPGANAIAVGNLTRADNDSTAFGDHAVALNESATAVGHDAVAGSFGVSMGTNAGLSTLNEGVTSIGTNSNSAAAGAGPWSTAIGAGITGTGPSSLGSYSVAIGGGDGFLGTTGATSGGFASVAIGVSSSSGGAQSTAVGTAANASNTNSVAVGNAATASGTNTFAAGNNSHATGASAVAIGDGATAGTGANAIAIGTRAVATGSIAIGADSAATLGNTAVGDGAKASAAAGSSAFGNGAVASASNATAIGTSATAGFANSTAIGAGATATAANQVAIGAAGNTYRLAGVASAASLAAQSGPVSFVTTDAAGNLATSSFDPASLTSLQSQFTSLQSQVTSLQSQVMDNRLEARTGTAVALAAGSMPALQAGRKFALSAGYGNFEGANAFAVGATALLYDGKSYAIIANAGGGIGLERNVAGGRGAVSIQW; translated from the coding sequence ATGACCGCCGTGCTGGTCAACCTGGCGGCTCTCGCGGCCATGGCCTTGCTCCTCGGAATGTCTCCGGCCGCCGCCCAGTGCTATTCCAGCGGAAGCTTTTTCGTGGGCACCTGCAACGCCCAAGGGACCCCCGGCGCCAACGCGATCGCAGTCGGCAATTTGACCCGGGCCGACAATGACTCCACCGCCTTTGGCGACCACGCAGTAGCGCTGAATGAAAGCGCGACGGCGGTGGGCCATGACGCGGTGGCGGGGTCCTTCGGTGTGTCAATGGGCACAAATGCCGGTCTATCGACGCTTAACGAAGGGGTCACCAGCATCGGTACCAACTCCAATAGCGCGGCGGCCGGCGCGGGCCCCTGGAGCACGGCAATTGGCGCGGGTATCACCGGCACCGGCCCCAGTTCGTTAGGAAGCTACAGTGTAGCGATCGGGGGTGGCGACGGTTTCCTCGGAACGACCGGCGCGACGTCTGGCGGCTTCGCATCCGTCGCGATCGGTGTGAGCAGTTCTTCCGGAGGTGCCCAGTCGACCGCCGTCGGGACCGCAGCGAACGCCAGCAACACCAACTCAGTCGCGGTGGGCAACGCCGCGACGGCAAGCGGCACCAATACCTTCGCCGCAGGCAACAACTCCCATGCGACCGGGGCAAGCGCTGTCGCCATCGGCGATGGCGCGACCGCGGGCACCGGCGCGAATGCGATTGCCATCGGCACCCGCGCGGTTGCGACCGGATCGATCGCCATCGGCGCAGACTCGGCGGCGACGCTCGGCAACACCGCCGTCGGCGATGGAGCGAAGGCAAGTGCCGCCGCGGGCAGCTCCGCATTCGGCAATGGTGCGGTCGCTTCGGCATCCAATGCCACCGCGATTGGCACCAGCGCCACCGCAGGCTTTGCGAACTCCACAGCGATCGGGGCCGGTGCAACGGCCACCGCCGCCAATCAGGTCGCGATCGGCGCCGCAGGCAACACCTATCGCTTGGCGGGCGTCGCGTCCGCGGCCAGCCTCGCGGCGCAGAGCGGGCCGGTGTCCTTCGTCACCACAGATGCCGCCGGCAATCTCGCGACCTCGAGTTTCGATCCGGCGAGCCTTACATCGCTTCAGTCGCAGTTCACCTCCTTGCAGTCACAGGTGACCTCGTTGCAGTCGCAGGTGATGGACAACCGGCTCGAGGCGCGCACCGGTACCGCGGTCGCTCTCGCGGCCGGTTCGATGCCTGCCTTGCAGGCTGGCCGCAAATTCGCGCTCTCCGCCGGCTACGGCAATTTCGAGGGCGCCAACGCGTTCGCGGTCGGCGCAACCGCACTGCTCTATGACGGCAAGAGCTATGCGATCATCGCCAATGCCGGCGGCGGCATTGGGCTCGAGCGCAATGTTGCAGGCGGGCGTGGTGCTGTCTCGATCCAGTGGTAG
- a CDS encoding SDR family oxidoreductase produces MPDANGKKVAIVTGGSRGIGAAIAERLAGDGFAVVINYAGSAAEAEALAGKIAQAGGRAITAQADVSDPAAVARLFDAAEAAFGGVDVLVNNAGVMRLSAIADADDAVFDSQMAINLKGTFNTLREAARRLRNGGRIVNLSSSQAGILSPTYGIYAASKAAVEALTHVLAKELRGRNITVNAVAPGPTTTKLFLDGKSQELIDHLAKLAPLERLGEPKDVAAAISFLTGPDGGWINGQVLRANGGVI; encoded by the coding sequence ATGCCCGACGCAAACGGAAAGAAAGTCGCAATCGTCACCGGTGGCTCGCGCGGGATCGGCGCTGCGATCGCCGAACGGCTCGCTGGCGACGGCTTTGCGGTCGTCATCAACTACGCAGGCAGTGCTGCCGAAGCGGAGGCATTGGCCGGCAAGATCGCGCAGGCCGGAGGCCGGGCCATCACTGCGCAGGCGGATGTCAGTGATCCCGCGGCCGTCGCGCGCCTGTTCGATGCGGCGGAAGCCGCGTTTGGTGGTGTCGATGTGCTCGTGAACAATGCCGGCGTGATGCGGCTCTCGGCGATCGCTGATGCTGACGATGCCGTCTTCGACAGCCAGATGGCGATCAACTTGAAGGGCACCTTCAACACGCTGCGCGAAGCGGCGCGCCGGCTGCGCAATGGTGGCCGCATCGTCAACCTGTCATCGAGCCAGGCCGGCATCCTGTCCCCGACCTACGGCATCTATGCCGCCTCCAAGGCCGCGGTCGAAGCGTTGACGCACGTGCTCGCCAAGGAACTGCGCGGCCGCAACATCACCGTGAATGCGGTCGCCCCGGGACCGACCACGACAAAACTGTTCCTCGACGGCAAGTCGCAGGAGCTGATCGACCATCTCGCCAAGCTCGCGCCACTGGAGCGGCTCGGCGAGCCCAAAGACGTCGCGGCCGCCATCTCGTTTCTCACCGGCCCGGATGGCGGCTGGATCAACGGTCAGGTGCTGCGTGCCAATGGCGGTGTCATCTGA
- a CDS encoding hydantoinase/oxoprolinase family protein, which produces MLEGAEVRLAVDIGGTFTDIVLDVGEARKTRKVLTTPQRPEQAVLDGMRLILTDAHAHISDIDVFIHGTTLATNAIIERRGAKTALIATDGFRDVLDIGTESRYDQYDLTIDKPRPLAPRSLRFTVPERIDAHGAVRLPLDETAVRALAPRLRELGVESVAIAFLHSYANSAHERRAAAILAEEMPGISVTVSSAVCPEIREYERTSTAVANAYVQPLIDGYLARMADALQVEQFRGAIYLVTSGGGVTSIETARRFPVRLVESGPAGGAIFSAQIAARLGESKVLSFDMGGTTAKICLIEKYQPETSRVFEVDRAARFLKGSGLPVRIPVIEMVEIGAGGGSIAHVDAMKRVTVGPESASSEPGPACYGRGGQRPAVTDADVALGMIDPDAFAGGTIKLDPELSKQALLRAVGEPLGLSAETAAYAVHEVVCENMASAARVHAVERGEIVGQHTLIAFGGAAPLHAARVAEKIGVSRVIVPSNAGVGSAVGFLAAPIAYELVRSRHVRLDDFDTQAVSDLLLEMATEARALVEPGAAGAPMRERRAAFMRYVGQGHEITVELPNRPLTSADLAGLRQKFEADYSALFERSIPGAAIEVLSWSVLATTDARNPTVVAAVTRKPAAKASGSRKFFDGRAGEVIEIPLYRREDMAPGATIAGPAVIAEDETSTFVSTSFDAHIDGAGSIVMERKAA; this is translated from the coding sequence ATGCTTGAGGGAGCCGAAGTACGGCTTGCCGTGGATATCGGTGGCACGTTCACCGACATCGTGCTGGACGTGGGCGAGGCCCGCAAAACGCGCAAGGTACTGACGACGCCGCAGCGTCCCGAACAGGCGGTGCTGGACGGCATGCGTCTCATTCTCACTGACGCACACGCGCATATCAGCGACATCGACGTCTTCATTCACGGCACGACGCTCGCGACCAACGCGATCATCGAGCGACGCGGCGCGAAGACCGCGTTGATTGCGACAGATGGTTTCCGCGATGTGCTCGATATCGGCACCGAGAGTCGCTACGACCAGTATGATCTGACCATCGACAAGCCGAGGCCACTGGCGCCGCGCAGCCTGCGCTTCACCGTGCCCGAGCGCATCGACGCGCACGGAGCCGTCCGCCTCCCGCTTGACGAGACGGCCGTGCGTGCGCTTGCGCCAAGATTGCGCGAGCTGGGTGTGGAAAGCGTCGCGATCGCCTTCCTGCATTCCTACGCCAACTCCGCGCATGAGCGGCGCGCAGCCGCGATCCTTGCCGAGGAGATGCCCGGCATTTCGGTGACAGTGTCATCGGCCGTGTGTCCGGAAATCCGAGAATACGAGCGCACGTCGACGGCGGTTGCGAACGCTTATGTGCAGCCGCTGATCGACGGCTATCTCGCGCGGATGGCCGATGCCTTGCAGGTCGAGCAGTTCCGCGGCGCCATCTATCTGGTCACCTCCGGCGGCGGCGTCACCTCGATCGAGACGGCGCGGCGCTTTCCGGTGCGGCTCGTCGAATCCGGCCCCGCGGGCGGCGCGATCTTCTCGGCGCAGATCGCAGCGCGTCTTGGCGAGAGCAAGGTGCTGTCGTTCGACATGGGCGGCACCACCGCAAAAATCTGCCTGATCGAAAAATACCAGCCGGAGACCTCGCGCGTGTTCGAGGTCGACCGCGCCGCCCGCTTCCTCAAAGGCTCCGGCCTGCCGGTGCGCATTCCCGTGATCGAGATGGTCGAGATCGGCGCCGGCGGCGGCTCGATCGCCCATGTTGACGCGATGAAGCGCGTCACCGTCGGCCCCGAGAGCGCCTCGTCGGAGCCGGGACCGGCTTGCTATGGCCGCGGCGGTCAGCGTCCGGCGGTGACCGATGCGGACGTTGCGCTTGGCATGATCGATCCTGATGCCTTTGCGGGTGGAACGATCAAGCTCGATCCGGAGCTGTCGAAGCAGGCGCTGCTGCGCGCCGTCGGCGAGCCGTTGGGTCTGTCGGCTGAAACCGCAGCCTATGCCGTGCACGAGGTCGTCTGCGAGAATATGGCGAGCGCGGCGCGCGTGCACGCGGTCGAGCGCGGTGAGATTGTGGGCCAGCACACGCTGATCGCCTTCGGTGGCGCTGCTCCCTTGCACGCGGCGCGGGTCGCCGAGAAGATCGGCGTTTCGCGGGTGATCGTGCCGTCGAATGCCGGCGTCGGCTCGGCGGTCGGATTCCTCGCGGCACCGATCGCCTATGAGCTGGTGCGCAGCCGTCACGTCCGGCTCGACGATTTCGATACCCAGGCAGTCTCCGACCTGTTGCTGGAGATGGCCACCGAAGCGCGTGCGCTGGTCGAGCCAGGGGCAGCCGGCGCGCCGATGCGCGAACGCCGTGCCGCGTTCATGCGCTATGTCGGCCAGGGCCACGAGATCACGGTCGAGCTACCGAACCGGCCGCTGACCTCCGCCGATCTCGCCGGACTGCGCCAAAAATTCGAGGCAGATTATTCCGCGCTGTTCGAGCGGTCGATTCCGGGTGCGGCGATCGAAGTCCTGAGCTGGTCGGTGCTCGCAACCACCGATGCCCGCAATCCGACCGTTGTCGCCGCCGTCACGCGCAAGCCTGCGGCCAAGGCCTCCGGCAGCCGAAAGTTCTTCGACGGCCGCGCTGGCGAGGTGATCGAGATCCCGCTCTATCGGCGCGAAGACATGGCGCCCGGCGCGACCATTGCGGGCCCCGCGGTGATCGCGGAGGACGAGACCTCTACTTTTGTGTCGACCAGTTTCGACGCGCATATCGACGGTGCCGGCAGCATCGTCATGGAACGGAAGGCGGCCTGA
- a CDS encoding helix-turn-helix transcriptional regulator, which yields MTLLPSGANAENIANACSIRFRLSVTSEASMLSELIGDIYDAALDPTFWMRALERSCNFVGGSSAVLYWHDVASESSAALHLFNDDPHYTRLYFERYMPMNPVFPAATFIESGLIYTPTDIVPEAELFDTRFHREWVEPQGIADVICVNLEKGTTSSSVLNIRRDNTHGIVDDAARQRAALIVPHFQRAVAIGRLFDQRKTAQAVLTETLNNVEAAIFLLGLNGRIVFLNGLARTMLDEGALLYERRGALTAVAPDAQRLLRDLVAAAESGDLMAGGQGAAIPLSDSPARRWFAHVLPLTAGDRQRAGAVHSAVAAVFVRRTSPASPPPLEALGKLYSLTASEIRVLDAIMKVSGVQALADLLGLSQATVKTHLHNVFRKTGTARQSELVKLIAGFEQPTTR from the coding sequence GTGACGCTGCTGCCGTCAGGCGCAAATGCCGAGAATATCGCGAATGCATGCTCGATACGATTTAGGTTGTCCGTGACGTCTGAAGCCTCGATGCTCTCAGAACTGATCGGCGATATCTACGACGCCGCACTTGATCCGACCTTCTGGATGCGGGCGCTGGAGCGCTCCTGCAATTTCGTCGGCGGCTCTTCGGCCGTACTGTATTGGCACGATGTCGCCAGCGAAAGTTCGGCCGCGCTGCATTTGTTCAACGACGACCCACATTACACGCGGCTGTATTTCGAGAGATACATGCCGATGAACCCGGTATTTCCGGCGGCAACCTTCATCGAATCCGGATTGATCTACACGCCGACCGACATCGTTCCCGAAGCGGAGCTTTTCGATACACGCTTCCACAGGGAATGGGTCGAACCGCAGGGGATCGCCGACGTCATCTGCGTCAACCTGGAAAAGGGTACGACCAGTTCCTCGGTGCTCAACATCCGCAGGGATAACACGCACGGGATCGTCGATGACGCGGCGAGACAGCGGGCGGCGCTGATCGTGCCGCATTTTCAGCGCGCGGTTGCGATCGGCCGGTTGTTCGATCAACGCAAGACCGCACAGGCGGTCCTCACCGAAACGCTCAACAATGTCGAAGCCGCCATCTTCCTGTTGGGGCTGAACGGCCGGATCGTCTTCCTGAATGGGCTGGCGCGCACCATGCTCGACGAGGGCGCGCTGCTGTACGAGCGGCGCGGAGCGTTGACGGCCGTCGCGCCCGACGCGCAGCGCTTGCTCCGCGATCTCGTGGCGGCAGCCGAGAGCGGCGACCTGATGGCTGGCGGCCAAGGCGCGGCGATACCGCTTTCGGATTCACCCGCACGCCGCTGGTTCGCGCATGTCTTGCCTCTGACGGCAGGCGACCGCCAACGGGCCGGCGCGGTGCATTCGGCGGTTGCGGCGGTGTTCGTTCGCCGGACGTCGCCGGCCAGCCCGCCGCCGCTGGAGGCGCTGGGAAAGCTGTACAGCCTCACGGCGAGTGAAATCCGCGTGCTCGACGCCATCATGAAGGTTAGCGGTGTGCAGGCTCTGGCCGATCTACTGGGATTGTCGCAGGCGACGGTGAAAACCCACCTTCACAACGTCTTCCGCAAGACCGGAACCGCACGCCAGAGCGAACTGGTGAAGCTGATTGCCGGCTTCGAACAGCCGACTACCCGTTGA
- a CDS encoding hydantoinase B/oxoprolinase family protein: protein MSKAKGASLIDLQIMWHRLIAVVEEQAQVLLRTAFSPIVRECGDLSAGVFDLKGRMLAQAVTGTPGHVNSMAESVKHFIAHFPIETMKEGDAYITNDPWMGTGHLNDFVVTTPCFKDGKPVALFSCTSHLMDIGGIGFGPDATDVFMEGLYIPMLKLIDQGVVNETLMAMIRTNTRLPIDTEGDTYSLAGCNDVGCERLVEMMTEFGIDTLDELGDHICDRSREAVLAEIAKLPKGSWRNTMVVDGYDAPVTLAATLTISDAGIHVDFDGTTGASKFGINVPLSYTTAYTVFGLGCVVASQIPNNAGSLSPLTVSAPAGAILNAPKPAPVASRHIIGQMLPDVVFGCLRQIIPERVPAEGTSCLWNLNVRGQTRSGAGGNYGFSMAVTSNGGTGARFGKDGLSATAYPSGVRGTPVEIAETQTPLIFWRKELRPDSGGAGRTRGGLGQIIEVGSGVDAPFDILAAFDRIDHPPRGRDGGQNGEAGYVGLKSGKKLRGKGFQQVPPDDRLVVLTPGGAGIGAPRERDRAAVKDDIESGLVSSENAVAVYGFAQ from the coding sequence ATGAGCAAGGCAAAAGGCGCGAGCCTGATCGACCTCCAGATCATGTGGCACCGGCTGATCGCCGTTGTCGAGGAGCAGGCGCAAGTGCTGCTCCGCACCGCGTTCAGCCCGATCGTGCGCGAATGCGGCGACCTCTCGGCCGGCGTGTTCGACCTCAAGGGCCGCATGCTGGCGCAGGCGGTGACCGGCACGCCCGGTCACGTCAACTCGATGGCGGAATCGGTCAAGCACTTCATCGCCCATTTCCCGATCGAGACGATGAAGGAGGGCGACGCCTACATCACCAACGATCCCTGGATGGGCACCGGCCATCTCAACGATTTCGTCGTCACCACGCCCTGCTTCAAGGACGGCAAGCCGGTCGCGCTGTTCTCTTGCACCAGCCATCTCATGGACATCGGCGGCATCGGCTTCGGGCCCGACGCCACCGACGTGTTCATGGAGGGGCTCTACATCCCCATGCTGAAGCTGATCGACCAGGGCGTCGTCAACGAGACGCTGATGGCGATGATCCGCACCAACACGCGTCTGCCGATCGACACCGAGGGCGACACCTATTCGCTCGCCGGCTGCAACGATGTCGGCTGCGAGCGCCTGGTCGAGATGATGACCGAGTTCGGCATCGACACGCTCGACGAGCTCGGCGACCACATCTGCGACCGCTCGCGCGAGGCCGTTCTCGCCGAGATCGCCAAACTGCCGAAGGGCAGCTGGCGCAACACCATGGTGGTCGACGGCTACGACGCGCCGGTGACGCTGGCCGCGACGCTGACGATCTCGGATGCGGGCATCCACGTCGATTTCGACGGCACCACGGGCGCCTCGAAGTTCGGCATCAACGTGCCGTTGTCCTACACCACAGCCTATACCGTGTTCGGCCTCGGCTGTGTCGTCGCCTCGCAAATCCCGAACAATGCCGGCTCGCTCTCGCCGCTGACGGTGTCGGCGCCGGCTGGCGCCATCCTCAATGCTCCGAAGCCGGCGCCGGTAGCGTCGCGCCACATCATCGGCCAGATGCTGCCCGACGTCGTGTTCGGCTGCCTGCGCCAGATCATTCCCGAGCGCGTGCCGGCGGAAGGCACCTCGTGCCTGTGGAATCTCAACGTGCGCGGACAAACGCGCTCGGGCGCCGGCGGCAATTACGGGTTCTCGATGGCGGTGACATCGAATGGCGGCACCGGCGCGCGCTTCGGCAAGGATGGATTGTCCGCGACAGCCTATCCCAGCGGCGTGCGCGGCACGCCGGTCGAGATTGCGGAGACGCAAACCCCGCTGATCTTCTGGCGCAAGGAGCTGCGTCCGGATTCCGGCGGCGCAGGGCGCACCCGCGGCGGCCTCGGCCAGATCATCGAGGTCGGCAGCGGCGTCGATGCGCCGTTCGATATTCTCGCCGCGTTCGATCGCATCGATCATCCGCCGCGCGGACGCGACGGCGGCCAGAACGGCGAGGCCGGCTATGTCGGGCTGAAGTCGGGCAAGAAGCTGCGTGGCAAGGGCTTTCAGCAGGTGCCGCCGGACGATCGCCTCGTGGTGCTGACGCCCGGCGGCGCCGGCATCGGCGCTCCCCGTGAGCGCGATCGTGCGGCCGTCAAGGACGACATCGAGAGTGGCCTCGTGTCTTCAGAGAATGCGGTTGCGGTTTATGGGTTCGCGCAGTGA
- a CDS encoding SDR family oxidoreductase, protein MSQTDRSTSFPSRLVGQYALVTGASQGIGRAVAIRLAQEGATVAINYLDHPERAEETLALARTASSDRGHGKLDHVIVKADVSNEQEVGAMFETILARWKRLDCLVNNAGFQKESPSEALDVETYRRIIDVNLNGAVLCAQKALAHFVARGGGGSIINCSSVHQIIPKPGYLAYSISKGGMANLTRTLALEFAGRGIRVNAVGPGAIDTPINAAWTGDADKRGVVTSHIPLGRVGTPEEIAAVFAFLASDDASYITGQTIYACGGLTLYPEFRENWAS, encoded by the coding sequence ATGTCGCAAACCGATCGCTCGACCTCGTTTCCCTCGCGCCTCGTCGGCCAGTACGCGCTGGTCACCGGTGCCTCGCAAGGCATCGGCCGTGCCGTCGCCATCCGCCTCGCCCAGGAGGGCGCGACCGTCGCCATCAATTATCTCGATCATCCCGAGCGGGCCGAAGAGACGCTCGCACTGGCGCGGACGGCATCGAGCGACCGCGGCCATGGCAAGCTCGACCATGTCATCGTCAAGGCCGACGTCAGCAATGAGCAGGAGGTCGGTGCGATGTTCGAGACCATCCTGGCGCGCTGGAAGCGTCTCGACTGTCTCGTCAACAATGCCGGCTTCCAGAAGGAATCGCCGAGCGAGGCGCTCGACGTCGAAACCTATCGCCGCATCATCGACGTCAATCTCAACGGCGCCGTGCTCTGTGCCCAGAAGGCGCTTGCGCATTTCGTCGCGCGCGGCGGAGGCGGCAGCATCATCAACTGCTCCAGCGTCCACCAGATCATCCCGAAGCCCGGCTATCTCGCTTATTCGATCAGCAAGGGCGGCATGGCGAACCTGACGCGCACGCTGGCGCTCGAATTCGCCGGCCGCGGCATTCGCGTCAACGCGGTCGGGCCAGGCGCGATCGACACGCCGATCAACGCGGCCTGGACCGGCGACGCCGACAAGCGCGGCGTTGTCACCAGCCACATTCCGCTCGGCCGCGTCGGCACGCCGGAAGAGATCGCCGCCGTGTTCGCCTTCCTCGCCTCCGATGATGCGAGCTACATCACCGGGCAGACCATCTATGCCTGCGGAGGCCTGACGCTCTACCCGGAGTTTCGCGAGAACTGGGCGAGTTGA